In the genome of Kwoniella shandongensis chromosome 6, complete sequence, one region contains:
- a CDS encoding TIGR01456 family HAD hydrolase, whose product MLRTSTRRVTSSLSRTVVFARCLNTQSGAVPFPEKLAFAFDIDGVLKQGHHNVLPEAKRVLQLLSGGDGRLSKPIPFLLITNGGGVPDEERRAALSSELGVQLGPDQLVQSHTPLRDYVKPYREKPVLVIGGAGESCRRVAESYGLKHAYIPQDVIKWKPAIWDRTALTEEEEAFARPADFSQIPLSAVFVMHDTHDWGRDIALILDTLSAKDGILGTKREHKSDQGEVELVLSNADVEWRSDWPIPRLGQGAFRLSLEAVYKATTGLELPYKQFGKPFKATYDFSELSLRRYLSSVGRNPDIPLNVYMVGDNPASDIAGANAHGWSSILVRTGVFSDENGETPEHKPTVIMDDVEKGVEWAIRRETGRIL is encoded by the exons ATGTTGAGaacatcaacaagaagagtGACGAGCTCGCTAAGCAGGACAGTAGTCTTTGCAAGATGCTTGAACA CTCAAAGTGGTGCAGTCCCATTCCCCGAAAAGCTAGCATTCGCATTCGACATC GACGGCGTGTTGAAGCAGGGTCATCATAATGTCTTGCCGGAGGCAAAGAGGGTTCTGCAATTACTTTCAGGCGGTGATGGTAGATTATCCAA ACCCATCCCATTTTTGTTGATAACGAACGGAGGAGGTGTCCCagacgaagagagaagagcagctCTTTCCTCCGAACTTGGTGTCCAA CTCGGCCCCGATCAACTTGTACAGAGTCATACGCCCCTCAGAGATTATGTGAAGCCATATCGAGAGAAGCCGGTTTTGGTGATTGGTGGTGCTGGCGAGAGCTGTAGGAGAGTCGCAGAATC ATACGGTCTCAAACATGCGTATATCCCACAAGACGTGATCAAGTGGAAGCCGGCCATATGGGATCGTACAGCTCTcactgaggaggaagaagcctTTGCTAGG CCCGCAGACTTCTCCCAAATCCCCCTTTCTGCCGTATTCGTCATGCACGACACACACGACTGGGGACGCGATATcgccctcatcctcgataCACTCTCTGCGAAAGATGGGATACTGGGAACGAAGCGAGAACATAAGTCTGATCagggagaggtggagctCGTATTGAGTAACGCAGATGTCGAGTGGAGATC AGACTGGCCCATCCCTCGATTGGGTCAAGGTGCATTCCGTCTCTCCCTTGAAGCGGTGTACAAA GCGACAACAGGTCTCGAGCTTCCTTATAAGCAATTTGGTAAACCGTTCAAAGCCACTTATGACTTCTCAGAACTTTCTCTGCGGAGATATCTATCGTCTGTGGGTAGGAACCCGGACATACCACTGAATGT CTACATGGTAGGAGATAATCCCGCCTCCGATATCGCTGGCGCAAATGCCCATGGCTGgtcttccatcctcgtccgtaCCGGTGTATTCAGCGACGAGAATGGGGAAACGCCAGAACATAAACCGACGGTGATCatggatgatgttgagaaaGGTGTAGAATGGGCAATAAGGAGAGAGACAGGGCGGATATTGTGA